A section of the Chryseobacterium scophthalmum genome encodes:
- a CDS encoding DUF6804 family protein, translated as MKAFLTFCAICCFVGIFRIPIEYYTFLRILVSVGALIVLYNTLSFKQYYFSIIFLIILILFNPIFPIYLYRKNVWIPIDTVTGILFLLINFVENLEQKKEEEITEEASEHSQQSRVPSRDRIINPKKPKEE; from the coding sequence ATGAAAGCATTTCTCACCTTCTGTGCGATATGTTGTTTCGTAGGTATTTTCAGAATTCCTATAGAATATTATACTTTTCTCAGAATTCTTGTTTCCGTTGGAGCTTTAATTGTTTTATACAATACTTTAAGCTTTAAGCAATATTATTTTAGTATAATTTTTCTCATCATTCTTATTCTTTTCAATCCTATTTTTCCAATTTATTTATATCGAAAAAATGTATGGATCCCAATCGATACCGTCACAGGAATCTTATTTCTATTAATCAATTTCGTAGAAAATTTAGAGCAAAAAAAGGAAGAAGAAATTACCGAGGAAGCTTCAGAGCATTCACAACAATCAAGAGTTCCTTCAAGGGACAGAATCATTAATCCTAAAA